Proteins encoded by one window of Lathyrus oleraceus cultivar Zhongwan6 chromosome 1, CAAS_Psat_ZW6_1.0, whole genome shotgun sequence:
- the LOC127115372 gene encoding 1,4-dihydroxy-2-naphthoyl-CoA thioesterase 1, whose protein sequence is MEDKTSSSAKLKTVDVDVPLHTIGFEFQDISADKVSGNLHLTQKCCQPYNMLHGGVSALIAESLASIGAHVACGYKRVVGIQLSINHLKSAVIGDFIHAEATPLTVGKSIQVWDVRIWKIDPSNSESRLLIASSRVTVKSNMHVPENAKDTGDWLKKHSKL, encoded by the exons ATGGAGGACAAAACATCATCCTCGGCAAAACTAAAAACGGTTGATGTGGATGTACCCCTTCATACAATAGGATTTGAGTTCCAAGATATATCAGCAGACAAAGTTTCTGGCAATCTTCATCTTACCCAAAAGTGTTGCCAG CCATATAACATGCTTCATGGAGGTGTATCAGCGTTGATAGCAGAATCACTTGCCAGTATTGGAGCACATGTTGCTTGTGGTTATAAAAGGGTCGTGGGAATTCAACTTAGCATCAACCATTTGAAATCAGCTGTGATTGGTGACTTCATCCATGCCGAAGCCACACCTTTGACTGTTGGCAAATCCATTCAG GTGTGGGATGTGAGAATTTGGAAGATTGATCCTTCAAACTCAGAAAGCAGATTGTTGATAGCATCTTCTAGAGTAACTGTTAAAAGCAACATGCACGTTCCAGAAAATGCAAAAGATACCGGCGACTGGCTAAAGAAGCACTCAAAATTGTAA